The window CTTCAAGGCTCGAACCAGTCTGCGCGTGCCGCCTGACGCATCTGCGACAAACTGACCCGACGGGCAACTCAGCCAAAACCTGTCAAGTGCCGTGAATTGTCCCGTCTCACCCGATCGAGGGGCGCTGCGCATTGTCACGGGTGTGTCTCAGAGCGGCGAAACGAACAGCAAAGCTCGGGCGGATCATGTCGCGAGATCCGCAGTTGCGTCCCCACCCACACTGTCATCACCCGGCTCGCGGCCTCCGTTAAAGCTTCGGCGCGCCTATGACGCGTTGCCTCGTCGAAGCCTTGGCGGAGACGGGACCGGGCGATCCAGTGCGCCGCGGCCTCTCGGCTCAGGCACTGGCGTCTCTGGAATACTGGATCACCCGCATGCTGTTTAGACCGGACAGATCACTGACGCGGGTGATGACACCTTGGATTGGGATGCGTAGCAACGACATCGTCAGGCAGGCGCATGCCAGCGACGCAACGGCCTCACTTCCCCTTCGCGGCCTTCGCCTTCAGCTTCGCCGCGCGATAGCGGGCGGCGCCGCCTTCGCGGATCGATTGTTCACTGCGCTCGAGCGCCATCGCGTCGTCGGGGACGTCCTTGGTGATCACCGAGCCCGAGCCGATATAGGCGCCCTTGCCGATCGTCACCGGTGCGACCAGCGACGTGTTGGTACCGACGAAGGCGCCCTCGCCGATCAGCGTCTTGTGCTTGAGGAAACCGTCATAGTTGCAGGTGATGGTGCCGGCGCCGAGGTTGGAATTGGCGCCGACATGGGCGTCGCCGATATAGGAGAGATGGTTGACCTTGACGCCGGCCTCGAGCGTTGCGGCCTTGGTCTCGACGAAATTGCCGATCCGCGCGCCATCGCCGAGCGAGGTGCCGGGCCGCAGCCGGGCATAGGGACCGACCGATACCTTCTTGCCGATGCGGGCCTCGACGATATGCGAGAACGAATGGATCACGGCGCCGTCGTCGATCGAAACGCCCGGTCCGATCACGACGAACGGCTCGATCACCACGTCCTTGCCGAATTTGGTGTCGGCGGCGAGATAGACGGTGTCTGGCGCGATCAGGGTCACGCCGGCTTCGAGCGCCTGCTTGCGCAGCCGCGCCTGCATCACGGCCTCCGCCTCGGCGAGCTGCGCCTTGGTGTTGATGCCGCGAACTTCGTCTTCGCTGGTTTCGATCACGACGGCCTCCAGTCCCAATTCCCTGACGATGCCGACGGCATCGGTCAGATAATATTCGCCCTTGGCGTTGGCGTTGCCGATCTTCTCGATGATCGCGAGCGCCCTCCTGCCGTCGAACGCCATCACGCCGGCATTGCACAGCGTGATCCTGCGCTCTTCGGGACTGGCGTCGGCCTGCTCGCGGATCGCAACCAGCTTGCCGTTCTCGACCACCAGGCGGCCGTAGCCGGTCGGGTCAGCGGCCTGGAAGCCGAGCACCGCAAGCGCAGCGCCGTCGCGCAACGGCGCGCGCATCCGCGCAAAGGTCTCGGCCGAGATCAGCGGCGTGTCGCCGAACGCGATCAGCAGGTCATCGGCGCCGCGCGCAATCGCCTCGCGTGCCGCCAGCACCGCATGCGCCGTGCCGAGCCGCTCACGCTGCACGAAGGTGTGCGCGTCGGGCCGCACCCGGCGCGCCTCGGCGGCGACCGCCTCGTGGTCGGGACCGATCACGACCGCGAGCTGCGATCCCTCGCCGGAGCCGGCGGCATCGAGCACATGCGCCAGCAGTGACTGCCCGGCCACCGGGTGCAACACCTTCGGCAGCGACGAGCGCATCCGCGTGCCCTCGCCGGCCGCAAGCACCACTGTCAGGCTCGTACGCGCAGTCATTCAGCATCCTCGACGGTTCGCGCAGCCAGCTGCGCATCGCTTTCTTCGAGGCCGTCTTTAATTGTTTTCCCCGGCAGAAGAAACCGATTCGCCTCCGTGGCCCCTCAGATTCAAGTTCCCGGTCCATTTCCTGTTAATCTTTGCCTCGTGATTCGGCGGGCCTTGAGGAGGGCCAAGCGGGCTTTGGCCAAAGATCCCGACAATCTGGCGGCGGATTTCGACACCGAAAGCACCACCGGCTTTTTGGCCGAGGAGGATGCTTTCGATCGCCGCATGCTGTGGCGGCTCGGCTCGTGGGGCGTGGCTGCGGTCGGTGCCGTCACCGTCGCCGTGATGGCCAACCAGTCGGCGCTGACGCTGCGGCGCGACCAGGTCGCCGCATCTGATATCGCGCGCCAGGCCCAGCAGCTGCAGACGCTGGCGAAGGAGAGCCACAACGAGACGCGCCGGCTGGCATCCGCGATCGATACGCTCAACAGCGACCGCGACCGGCTGTATTCGCGCGTCACCACG of the Bradyrhizobium quebecense genome contains:
- the glmU gene encoding bifunctional UDP-N-acetylglucosamine diphosphorylase/glucosamine-1-phosphate N-acetyltransferase GlmU, with the protein product MTARTSLTVVLAAGEGTRMRSSLPKVLHPVAGQSLLAHVLDAAGSGEGSQLAVVIGPDHEAVAAEARRVRPDAHTFVQRERLGTAHAVLAAREAIARGADDLLIAFGDTPLISAETFARMRAPLRDGAALAVLGFQAADPTGYGRLVVENGKLVAIREQADASPEERRITLCNAGVMAFDGRRALAIIEKIGNANAKGEYYLTDAVGIVRELGLEAVVIETSEDEVRGINTKAQLAEAEAVMQARLRKQALEAGVTLIAPDTVYLAADTKFGKDVVIEPFVVIGPGVSIDDGAVIHSFSHIVEARIGKKVSVGPYARLRPGTSLGDGARIGNFVETKAATLEAGVKVNHLSYIGDAHVGANSNLGAGTITCNYDGFLKHKTLIGEGAFVGTNTSLVAPVTIGKGAYIGSGSVITKDVPDDAMALERSEQSIREGGAARYRAAKLKAKAAKGK